One genomic region from Gadus morhua chromosome 9, gadMor3.0, whole genome shotgun sequence encodes:
- the isg20 gene encoding apoptosis-enhancing nuclease, with protein sequence MDASSNRSGTLHTSSPNNYRDLCRKTMMLGVAETAKPNRKRQWKSKSASLKRKRTEFHPESLEINTMVKKSPAFFTSTLGLGATRAEEAKSGQEFRGSQASTSSLHHKVAQRPGAGPALGERWESDSGFSSEASPPVSGRSSPSLCPSPALLVSLDCEMVGTGPRGRCSELARCSILDYSGSVLYDKYISPCQPVTDYRTRWSGIQRHHLLNAVPFAEARDEILCMLEGKVIVGHSIYNDFKALDMCHPCHMVRDVGSSRHVRKLAGFPHNRCLSLKILANKLLDRSIQSGRKGHCSVEDALAALHIYKLVENEMESELWSKTSKSEELPQPGPVSIDHYMQDQYWPEHLTDDGQ encoded by the exons ATGGATGCATCGTCAAATCGGAGTGGAACCCTTCACACATCTTCTCCCAATAACTATAGAGATTTATGCAGGAAAACCATGATGCTTGGAGTGGCCGAGACCGCCAAACCAAACCGCAAACGCCAGTGGAAAAGTAAATCCGCCAGCTTGAAGAGGAAGAGAACCGAATTTCACCCAGAAAGCCTTGAAATTAACACCATGGTCAAAAAAAGCCCAGCCTTTTTCACGAGCACCCTCGGCTTGGGCGCTACAAGGGCTGAAGAGGCCAAGAGCGGGCAGGAGTTCCGCGGGTCCCAGGCCTCGACCTCATCCCTTCACCACAAAGTAGCCCAGCGCCCGGGGGCGGGCCCGGCTCTCGGTGAGCGCTGGGAGTCGGACAGCGGCTTCTCGTCCGAGGCCAGTCCCCCGGTGAGCGGGCGCAGCTCCCCGTCGCTCTGCCCGTCCCCGGCGCTGCTTGTGTCCCTGGACTGCGAGATGGTCGGCACGGGGCCCCGGGGACGCTGCAGCGAGTTGGCCCGCTGCAGCATCCTGGACTACAGCGGTAGCGTGCTCTACGACAAATACATCAGCCCCTGTCAGCCCGTCACAGACTACCGGACGCGCTGGAGCGGCATCCAGAGGCACCACCTCCTGAACGCCGTACCCTTTGCCGAGGCCCGGGATGAG ATTCTCTGCATGCTGGAGGGCAAGGTGATCGTGGGACACTCCATCTACAACGACTTCAAGGCCTTGGACATGTGCCATCCGTGTCACATGGTCCGTGATGTGGGCAGCAGTCGCCACGTCAGGAAGCTGGCGGGCTTCCCCCACAACCGCTGCCTCTCACTGAAGATCCTGGCCAACAAGCTCCTGGACCGGAGCATCCAG AGTGGGAGGAAAGGCCACTGCTCGGTAGAAGATGCCCTGGCAGCTCTGCACATCTACAAGCTGGTGGAGAATGAGATGGAGAGCGAGCTGTGGAGCAAAACCAGTAAGAGCGAGGAGTTGCCACAACCAGGACCAGTCTCCATTGACCA
- the pdia3 gene encoding protein disulfide-isomerase A3 has protein sequence MLRLLVLAFFAGCTQASDVLEFTDDDFESRIGNHDMILVEFFAPWCGHCKRLAPEFEVAATRLKGIVALAKVDCTSSNTVCSKYGVSGYPTLKIFRDGEDAGGYDGPRTADGIVSHLKKQAGPASVALQTQAEFDKLLSGKDACVVGFFADGGSAAQAEFLKAASALRESYRFAHTNSEELLQQQGVEADGVVLFRPTVLKNKFEESTVAYSEDAFTSSKIKKFIQDNIFGMCPYMTEDNKDQLKGKDLLVAYYDVDYEKNPKGSNYWRNRVMKVAKSFLDQGKSLNFAVASKNVFSQDIAEMGLDASTGELPVVSIRTGKGDKYVMTEEFTRDGKALERFLQDYFDGNLKRYLKSEPIPENNDGPVKVLVAENFDAIVNDETKDVLIEFYAPWCGHCKSLEPKYKELGEKLANDPHVVIAKMDATANDVPSQYDVRGFPTLFFVPAGEKQNPRKYEGGREVSDFLAYLKKEATNPLVTAEEPKKKKSTEL, from the exons ATGTTGAGATTATTGGTTTTAGCTTTTTTCGCTGGGTGTACCCAGGCCAGCGACGTCCTAGAATTCACAGATGACGATTTCGAAAGCAGGATCGGAAACCATGATATGATTCTTGTAGAGTTTTTCGCCCCTTG GTGTGGCCATTGTAAACGACTTGCACCTGAGTTTGAAGTAGCAGCCACTCGCCTTAAGGGCATTGTCGCATTGGCCAAG GTTGACTGCACATCAAGCAACACTGTCTGTAGCAAGTATGGAGTCAGTGGGTACCCGACTCTCAAGATCTTCAGGGATGGGGAGGACGCTGGTGGCTATGATGGTCCCAGAACCGCAG ACGGCATCGTTAGCCACCTGAAGAAACAGGCGGGTCCGGCCTCTGTGGCGCTCCAGACTCAGGCCGAGTTTGACAAGCTGCTGTCAGGCAAAGACGCATGTGTTGTAG GGTTCTTCGCTGATGGTGGAAGTGCAGCCCAGGCAGAGTTCCTCAAGGCAGCCAGTGCACTGAGGGAGTCGTACCGCTTCGCCCACACCAACTCTGAGGAACTCTTGCAGCAGCAGGGTGTCGAGGCAGA CGGAGTGGTCCTCTTCAGACCCACGGTGCTCAAGAACAAGTTTGAGGAGAGCACCGTGGCGTACAGCGAGGACGCCTTCACCAGCAGCAAGATCAAGAAGTTCATCCAGGACAACAT CTTTGGAATGTGCCCGTACATGACCGAAGACAACAAGGACCAGCTGAAGGGGAAGGATCTGTTGGTGGCCTACTACGATGTGGACTATGAAAAGAACCCCAAGGGTTCCAACTACTGGAGGAACAG GGTTATGAAGGTGGCCAAGAGTTTCCTGGATCAGGGAAAGTCGCTGAACTTTGCGGTGGCCAGCAAGAACGTCTTCAGCCAGGACATCGCTGAGATGGGTCTGGACGCCAGCACCGGGGAGCTGCCCGTCGTCAGCATACGCACCGGCAAGGGAGACAAATACGTCATGACCGAGGAGTTCAC ACGTGACGGAAAAGCCCTCGAGCGCTTCCTGCAAGACTACTTTGATGGCAATCTCAAGCGCTACCTCAAGTCTGAGCCAATCCCAGAGAACAACGACGGCCCAGTGAAG GTTCTTGTTGCCGAGAACTTCGACGCCATTGTCAATGACGAGACCAAGGATGTTCTGATTGAGTTCTACGCTCCATGGTGCGGCCACTGCAAGAGCCTGGAGCCCAAGTACAAGGAactgggagagaag CTGGCCAATGATCCCCATGTGGTAATCGCCAAGATGGATGCCACAGCCAATGATGTTCCCTCCCAGTATGACGTCAGAGG ATTCCCCACATTATTCTTTGTGCCGGCCGGAGAGAAACAGAACCCAAGGAAATATGAG GGAGGACGAGAGGTGAGCGATTTCCTGGCCTacctgaagaaggaggccacCAATCCCCTAGTGACAGCAGAGgagcccaagaagaagaagagcactGAGCTATAA
- the LOC115551044 gene encoding creatine kinase U-type, mitochondrial, with protein sequence MASNFYRILSSKRNVGILSLVGAGSITGAVLLRREHVTASAHVRRTYPASAEYPDLRQHNNCMASHLTPAIYAKLCDKSTPNGYTLDQAIQTGVDNPGHPFIKTVGMVAGDEETYEVFADLLDPIIRERHNGYDCRTMTHPTDLDSSKLHSGRFDERYVLSSRVRTGRSIRGLSLPPACTRAERREVERVTVDALAGLSGDLAGKYYSLTQMTDAEQQQLIDDHFLFDKPVSPLLTCAGMARDWPDARGIWHNNEKTFLVWINEEDHTRVISMEKGGNMKRVFDRFCRGLKEVERMIQEKGWEFMWNEKLGYILTCPSNLGTGLRAGVHVNLPRLSKDPRFSKILDNLRLQKRGTGGVDTAAVGSTFDISNLDRLGQSEVQLVQTVVDGVNYLIECEKKLEKGQDIKVPAPPKGN encoded by the exons ATGGCAAGCAACTTCTACCGAATCCTGTCGTCCAAACGCAATGTTGGCATCCTGTCCTTGGTCGGTGCTGGATCTATAACCGGGGCCGTTTTGCTCCGCCGGGAACATGTCACCGCCAGTGCGCACGTACGAAGAACGTACCCAGCCAG TGCCGAGTACCCGGACCTCCGCCAGCACAACAATTGCATGGCCAGTCACCTGACGCCGGCCATCTACGCCAAGCTGTGTGATAAGTCCACTCCCAACGGCTACACCCTGGACCAGGCCATCCAGACCGGGGTGGACAACCCAGGCCACCCCTTCATCAAGACCGTGGGCATGGTGGCCGGAGACGAGGAGACCTATGAG GTATTTGCTGACCTGTTGGATCCCATCATCAGAGAGAGGCACAATGGCTACGACTGTCGTACAATGACCCACCCGACCGACCTGGACTCAAGCAAG CTCCATTCGGGCCGGTTTGACGAGCGCTATGTGCTGTCGTCCCGCGTGCGGACGGGCCGCAGCATCCGGGGGCTGAGCTTGCCCCCCGCCTGCACCCGGGCCGAGCGgcgggaggtggagcgggtgaCGGTGGACGCCCTGGCCGGCCTCAGCGGGGACCTGGCCGGGAAGTACTACAGCCTCACCCAGATGACGGAcgcggagcagcagcagctcatcGAC gatcacttcctgtttgacaaGCCCGTGTCCCCCCTGCTGACCTGCGCGGGAATGGCGCGCGATTGGCCAGATGCCCGTGGGATCTG GCACAACAACGAGAAGACGTTCCTGGTGTGGATCAATGAGGAGGATCACACTAGGGTCATCTCCATGGAGAAGGGAGGGAACATGAAGAGGGTGTTTGATAGATTCTGCAGGGGCCTCAAAGAg GTGGAGAGGATGATCCAGGAGAAGGGCTGGGAGTTCATGTGGAACGAGAAGCTGGGCTACATCCTCACCTGCCCCTCCAACCTGGGCACCGGGCTCCGCGCCGGGGTCCACGTCAACCTACCACGGCTCAgcaag GATCCTCGCTTTAGCAAAATCCTGGACAACCTGCGTCTGCAGAAGCGTGGGACAGGAGGAGTGGACACTGCTGCAGTGGGGAGCACCTTCGACATCTCCAACCTGGACAGACTGGGGCAGtctgag GTCCAGCTGGTGCAGACAGTAGTTGATGGGGTCAACTACTTAATCGAGTGTGAGAAGAAACTGGAGAAGGGCCAAGATATCAAAGTGCCTGCACCACCCAAAGGgaactag